In one window of Vibrio sp. DW001 DNA:
- a CDS encoding extracellular solute-binding protein, with amino-acid sequence MKLKTLTLGLAAAGLALPSLANATTVEYWTTQTQSDRIQTIEIMADVFEALNPGIDVKIVAVDENDMPKQIAAAAASNTLPDMIEVGSNLSLAFAEEGIVDTTANTDVINSIGKSRFYDGALTLVENPDINEYVAVPYRGWVQGIWYRADWFKDAGLAPPTTWEAIEKAAKHFYKPTENQYGILIGTKADSYAEQCYTQFALSNDAGQFNKDGELVFNSKAQAEVLDFYKTLSQYNPPGPQTWRARDYYLQGKLAMFFYSSYILDDIALAEAAAGSLSSENFSDLKGAAFDPKLAKNTRLATTITKSSPSSFGTLVGFTVMKNDNKAEVDATKLFIEYMNEKDQVVAYSHMAVGGHLPMLRDIAETDEFLNDPKGIFAQYGKESIKEIVAGFDNIKNFSVVDGKTFPKSGEIFAKQIIPRMIYSATIENKDTQASLDWAEKQMQEVVAK; translated from the coding sequence ATGAAACTCAAAACTCTAACCCTCGGACTCGCAGCAGCTGGATTGGCTCTTCCGAGTTTAGCGAATGCAACTACTGTTGAGTATTGGACAACGCAAACTCAATCAGACCGGATTCAGACCATCGAAATTATGGCGGATGTATTTGAAGCATTAAACCCAGGTATCGATGTAAAAATTGTTGCGGTTGATGAAAACGACATGCCAAAGCAGATTGCCGCTGCGGCCGCGTCTAACACGCTACCTGACATGATTGAAGTCGGATCTAACTTGTCTTTAGCTTTTGCCGAAGAAGGCATTGTTGACACCACTGCAAATACAGATGTTATCAACAGCATTGGTAAATCACGCTTCTATGATGGCGCACTTACTCTTGTCGAAAATCCTGACATCAATGAGTATGTCGCCGTTCCTTACCGAGGCTGGGTTCAAGGTATTTGGTACCGTGCCGACTGGTTTAAAGACGCTGGCCTTGCACCACCAACCACGTGGGAAGCGATTGAAAAAGCAGCCAAGCATTTCTACAAGCCAACAGAAAATCAATACGGTATTCTTATTGGTACCAAAGCAGATAGCTATGCCGAACAGTGTTACACCCAGTTTGCCCTTTCAAATGACGCTGGGCAGTTTAATAAAGATGGCGAACTCGTCTTTAACTCCAAAGCCCAAGCTGAGGTGCTCGATTTCTACAAAACACTTTCTCAGTATAATCCTCCAGGGCCACAGACATGGCGTGCACGTGACTACTATTTACAAGGAAAGTTAGCGATGTTTTTCTATTCGTCCTACATCCTTGACGATATTGCCCTTGCAGAAGCAGCTGCTGGCTCACTAAGCTCTGAGAACTTTAGTGACCTTAAAGGCGCGGCTTTTGACCCTAAACTCGCAAAAAACACGCGTTTAGCTACAACCATTACCAAGTCATCGCCTTCGTCATTCGGTACTTTAGTTGGATTCACCGTGATGAAAAATGACAACAAAGCAGAGGTAGACGCGACAAAATTGTTCATTGAATACATGAACGAGAAAGATCAGGTTGTCGCCTATTCACACATGGCGGTTGGTGGTCATCTACCCATGCTTCGTGATATTGCGGAAACAGACGAGTTCTTGAACGATCCAAAAGGTATTTTTGCTCAATACGGAAAAGAGTCGATTAAAGAGATAGTCGCGGGTTTTGACAACATCAAAAACTTCTCTGTTGTTGACGGTAAAACGTTCCCTAAGTCTGGTGAAATCTTTGCAAAACAGATCATCCCTCGTATGATTTATAGCGCAACAATCGAAAATAAAGACACACAAGCGTCTTTAGATTGGGCTGAAAAGCAGATGCAAGAAGTGGTTGCGAAGTAA
- a CDS encoding sugar ABC transporter permease, with the protein MTPLERAEARFGWKLVAPTIVILSLLILYPLVYNIYLSFFDVQLNGDKAFVGLENYTKLLSNPDYYSAIGTTGLYLFGTVVGTTLLGLAMALLLREPFKGRGLVNAAIMLPYVAPVISVVFGWQFLFDPISGVINYLMVDVFSLWSERTNLIGDPDSALWVVVIFDIWKHAPIACMLILSKLISISRDQYEAASIDGYGPIGRFFHVTLPELHFVLATVVLLRLIWNLNRFEDVYLLAPNVQTLPIFTYYQAFTGVIDQGLAAATSVIQLGVLCVFIWFYIKKIMKW; encoded by the coding sequence ATGACTCCATTAGAAAGAGCTGAAGCAAGGTTTGGTTGGAAGCTAGTTGCGCCAACTATTGTTATTCTTAGCTTACTCATTCTTTACCCTCTAGTGTATAACATCTACCTGAGCTTTTTTGATGTTCAGCTAAATGGTGACAAAGCATTTGTCGGGTTAGAAAACTACACAAAACTTCTCTCAAATCCGGATTATTATTCGGCTATCGGTACCACCGGTTTGTATCTATTTGGTACCGTCGTTGGTACTACACTTCTCGGTTTAGCGATGGCCTTATTGCTACGTGAACCATTTAAAGGCCGGGGACTTGTGAATGCTGCAATTATGCTTCCTTACGTCGCACCAGTCATCTCTGTCGTCTTTGGTTGGCAGTTTTTGTTCGACCCTATTTCCGGGGTTATTAACTACTTAATGGTTGATGTGTTTAGTCTTTGGAGTGAGCGTACTAACCTTATTGGTGACCCTGATTCAGCCTTGTGGGTTGTGGTGATCTTTGACATCTGGAAACACGCTCCCATCGCGTGCATGTTAATTTTGTCCAAACTAATTTCAATTTCACGTGATCAATATGAAGCCGCTTCTATTGATGGATACGGGCCTATTGGCCGCTTCTTCCACGTCACGTTACCAGAGCTGCATTTTGTTCTTGCTACCGTGGTATTACTGCGCCTCATTTGGAACCTTAATCGTTTCGAGGATGTATACCTGTTAGCACCCAATGTGCAGACATTACCAATATTTACGTACTACCAAGCATTCACAGGCGTTATTGACCAAGGATTAGCGGCGGCAACCTCCGTCATTCAACTTGGTGTCCTGTGCGTATTCATCTGGTTCTATATCAAAAAAATCATGAAGTGGTAA
- a CDS encoding carbohydrate ABC transporter permease has protein sequence MLGKRSLKGRLGFVLAVGLLVSFSLLPFAQILSTSLKHQFDWGNPSLIPQVINLEAYKELLGLTETKEVKIPAAIQKILDNPKLPQAKKEAIAAKYTANDNLFPFGKYMLNSVMFSVGAATISLIFAVMGAYSISRLRFKGKVVIQRSVLFVYMVGGVLLMVPLYQMAMNIGLASSMWGSVFSLFLIYIVQTLPVGMYMLGNYFRGIPVALEEAAMMDGCSRTEAIIKVVLPLSLPMLATVFIYCFIIGWNEYLFASVFLKQYPEFHTLPLALQELFVSKNAIWDRIMAASMLTLAPIVVCFLFASRFMKGGNTEGGVKG, from the coding sequence ATGCTAGGAAAACGGTCATTAAAAGGACGTCTTGGATTCGTCTTAGCAGTGGGACTATTAGTAAGCTTTAGTTTACTTCCCTTTGCCCAAATCCTTTCTACTTCTCTCAAGCACCAGTTTGATTGGGGTAATCCATCGCTTATCCCTCAAGTTATCAACCTTGAGGCCTATAAAGAGTTGCTCGGGTTAACCGAAACGAAAGAGGTCAAAATACCTGCTGCGATTCAAAAAATACTCGATAATCCAAAGCTTCCTCAAGCAAAAAAAGAGGCGATTGCAGCCAAATACACCGCTAACGACAATCTGTTTCCATTTGGAAAGTACATGTTGAATAGCGTGATGTTCTCAGTAGGTGCGGCAACGATTTCTCTTATCTTTGCTGTCATGGGGGCATATTCCATCAGCCGGCTCCGATTCAAAGGCAAGGTGGTCATACAACGCTCTGTCCTATTCGTGTATATGGTCGGTGGCGTGTTATTGATGGTGCCACTGTATCAAATGGCCATGAATATAGGGTTAGCGTCGTCTATGTGGGGAAGTGTATTTAGTCTTTTCCTCATCTATATTGTTCAGACACTACCCGTCGGCATGTATATGCTTGGTAACTATTTCCGTGGTATTCCGGTTGCGCTCGAAGAAGCCGCAATGATGGATGGTTGTTCCAGAACGGAAGCCATTATCAAAGTAGTATTACCGCTCTCTTTACCTATGTTAGCAACGGTCTTTATTTACTGTTTCATCATCGGTTGGAACGAGTACTTATTTGCATCAGTATTCCTAAAGCAATACCCAGAGTTCCATACTCTACCACTTGCTCTGCAAGAACTATTTGTATCGAAAAATGCAATTTGGGATCGGATCATGGCAGCATCAATGCTGACTCTTGCACCAATTGTAGTTTGTTTCTTATTTGCATCTCGCTTTATGAAAGGCGGAAATACTGAAGGCGGCGTTAAGGGTTAA
- the ugpC gene encoding sn-glycerol-3-phosphate ABC transporter ATP-binding protein UgpC codes for MASIKLKNIVKNYDETKVVKGIDLEIEDGEFVVLVGPSGCGKSTTLRMIAGLEQATSGEIIIGDKIVNDVEPQHRNIAMVFQNYALYPHKSVKENIVFALRRLKVDEAEIQRRLVEVSEMLQLDELLDRKPADLSGGQRQRVAMGRAIIREADVFLFDEPLSNLDAKLRGHMRTEIGKIHNKFGRTSVYVTHDQVEAMTLADKVVVLHDGHIAQAGTPMEIYLNPVNIFVAQFIGSPSMNIMQGKLYNDALHIGGYDLPREKLSSVAYKEDIPEQGLDVKVGIRPDFFNDKSFFGESEENFTFNQVTIDLIEPMGFDKEVLFTLGDGPIKARLDLRSELVRGEKMDLIVDLSRVLVFDKDTEQRL; via the coding sequence ATGGCTTCTATAAAACTTAAAAATATCGTTAAGAACTACGACGAAACGAAAGTAGTGAAAGGCATAGACTTAGAGATCGAAGATGGCGAATTTGTTGTCCTCGTCGGCCCTTCTGGCTGTGGCAAATCAACAACATTGCGAATGATTGCAGGTTTAGAGCAAGCCACTTCAGGCGAAATTATTATTGGCGACAAAATCGTCAACGATGTCGAACCGCAACACCGAAATATTGCGATGGTCTTTCAAAACTATGCTCTATACCCGCATAAGTCAGTGAAAGAGAATATCGTTTTTGCCCTTCGACGACTAAAGGTTGACGAAGCAGAGATTCAACGTCGCCTTGTCGAGGTCTCTGAAATGCTGCAACTTGACGAGTTATTAGATCGCAAGCCCGCCGATTTATCTGGCGGACAACGTCAACGTGTCGCGATGGGTAGAGCCATTATTCGTGAGGCTGATGTATTTCTGTTTGACGAACCGCTTTCAAACCTAGATGCAAAGCTTCGTGGACATATGCGTACAGAGATTGGCAAGATCCATAACAAATTTGGGCGTACGAGCGTTTATGTTACTCACGACCAAGTAGAAGCCATGACGCTGGCAGACAAAGTGGTGGTCCTTCATGACGGTCATATCGCTCAAGCTGGCACGCCGATGGAGATCTACCTCAATCCTGTGAATATATTTGTGGCCCAATTTATTGGCTCACCTTCCATGAATATTATGCAAGGTAAACTGTATAACGACGCCTTACATATTGGTGGCTATGACCTCCCACGTGAGAAACTATCGAGCGTTGCATACAAAGAAGATATTCCAGAACAAGGATTAGATGTAAAAGTAGGTATACGCCCAGACTTCTTTAATGACAAAAGCTTCTTTGGCGAAAGCGAAGAGAACTTCACGTTCAATCAAGTAACCATCGATCTCATTGAACCAATGGGTTTCGATAAAGAGGTTCTATTCACACTGGGTGACGGGCCGATAAAAGCGCGACTCGATCTGCGGTCAGAATTAGTGCGGGGCGAAAAAATGGACCTCATTGTCGACCTTTCCCGTGTGTTAGTTTTTGACAAAGATACCGAGCAACGTCTCTGA